The following DNA comes from Camelina sativa cultivar DH55 chromosome 14, Cs, whole genome shotgun sequence.
CATTTCTTACTTAAAGGGCTTTAGCAGAAACCAATTCACATGCCcatgtgaaaaaagaaaagaattaaaaaaaattaaaaataattgtggCTGCTGGGATTCGAGCCCAGGTCACGTTATTCTTACTACTAAACTACAGCCACTTCGTTGACTTTCAGTATCACTAACATATATTTAACTACGAAATTACTCTATTTAATCTCACGGTTATGTGTAATATGTGCGAAGTCCCATCTCCTTAGACCTTAGACAACTGACCTATATCATGTATTTAGTAACACTTTTATACACTGAGTGTTGGTGgaatgttaatttattttcttgtaaactCATCAAACACGAAATTTGCTTTAAAAAATTGAAGACCTTAAATTGAATAATGTACAAAATCATATCAAGTCTAACGTCAGTAACGTATCCTTTCCACCAGCTTGAGACAATGACTTGGTTAgagaataatatatatgcaCGCACGTTTCATAAACGGAGAATACATCTGAAACCGATAAAAAGATTGTACAAGATCACAACCAAAGTGATGTCAGATTAGCCGACCGCCACATGCTTTGAAATGTTCATATAAAATACGTGGAGAGCCTACCAACATAACCCAATTGCcaagtgaaaataataaaactgaGCCACTTTTGGTCACCTCGTCAAATATACAGATCGAACAGTTGGAAGCACTCCAATGAGAAACAACTAGGCGAAGAAAAGAGAACCTCACTTTCTTTCTACTTTCGTGTGGCGAGCAACCCCATGTTACTCGTCTCAATAATTAATaccattttaaatattttaacaaaaaaagtggaaaaagaagaaaatcaaaagtagTAATAATGGGTCTCAGGTCAGCTAAGTTAATGGTTCAGAGCATATGCTTTCGAAGATCCTCTCTCAAATGACCACTTTTTTTGGTCTATAAACCCAAAATGAAACGTCTCCTCTCCATTTGGCTTCTCTTTTGATGAGGTCGTAAAGGCCAGTATCAACAATGAATGCTCCTCATCAaactttcctctctctctctctctctcttttttatctcTTACATATCTAATTACATGAAGGTATTTCCGAGCTCACGGTGCTGGAGATGAGATGAGACGGCGGCTGAGATTTGGCTGGAGAGGGAAGAGTGATCCGTAGACCATTTTCTAATAAGGTGTGATCGATTTTATGGAAGAAAACTAGAATTAGAAATTGGGCAACTATGTTCCTTTGGcagtttgttcttgtttcttgaagagtttttatttttttttgggtttccaCGTTTCTTGATGTTAATTGATAACACCAATGATTTGTCACTTTTTGTGTCTTATTCTTTACTTTAACCGCAAAAAATGTATTAAGCCATTGCTGGGGTGTGTATGATGCGATGTAGTTCTTAATTAAAGGTAAAGAATGATTCGGTTATCACATTAGTAGAGAACACATAATATTACGATCAagattattttgtatatttagaaACTAAAGTTACAGAGATGAGCTCGTAAATCTAAACGAAGCGTAAGAGATAGGATAATTAGTAGAGCGTTTTGCAGTAATTCAAGATGACGAATGCATCCGAAGTTCAAAATGAATCTTAAAAGAGCTTCAAACCAAAAAGAGTAATTTTAAGAACTATCCATCAAAGTTAACACAAAATTCGAAAGAACAACAAAGGTAGTTTCAGAGAAAATGGAggacaaaagttaaaaatatagcTCAATTGAAAATCTCTTTCCCCATAAATAAAACTTCAATAGAAGAAGCCGAGAACCTTGCCTCCGACATTCTTCCTTCTGGCTTCTTCATGGTCCATAATACCAGCAGAGGTAGTCAGGACGATGTAGCCAAACTGCANNNNNNNNNNNNNNNNNNNNNNNNNNNNNNNNNNNNNNNNNNNNNNNNNNNNNNNNNNNNNNNNNNNNNNNNNNNNNNNNNNNNNNNNNNNNNNNNNNNNNNNNNNNNNNNNNNNNNNNNNNNNNNNNNNNNNNNNNNNNNNNNNNNNNNNNNNNNNNNNNNNNNNNNNNNNNNNNNNNNNNNNNNNNNNNNNNNNNNNNNNNNNNNNNNNNNNNNNNNNNNNNNNNNNNNNNNNNNNNNNNNNNNNNNNNNNNNNNNNNNNNNNNNNNNNNNNNNNNNNNNNNNNNNNNNNNNNNNNNNNNNNNNNNNNNNNNNNNNNNNNNNNNNNNNNNNNNNNNNNNNNNNNNNNNNNNNNNNNNNNNNNNNNNNNNNNNNNNNNNNNNNNNNNNNNNNNNNNNNNNNNNNNNNNNNNNNNNNNNNNNNNNNNNNNNNNNNNNNNNNNNNNNNNNNNNNNNNNNNNNNNNNNNNNNNNNNNNNNNNNNNNNNNNNNNNNNNNNNNNNNNNNNNNNNNNNNNNNNNNNNNNNNNNNNNNNNNNNNNNNNNNNNNNNNNNNNNNNNNNNNNNNNNNNNNNNNNNNNNNNNNNNNNNNNNNNNNNNNNNNNNNNNNNNNNNNNNNNNNNNNNNNNNNNNNNNNNNNNNNNNNNNNNNNNNNNNNNNNNNNNNNNNNNNNNNNNNNNNNNNNNNNNNNNNNNNNNNNNNNNNNNNNNNNNNNNNNNNNNNNNNNNNNNNNNNNNNNNNNNNNNNNNNNNNNNNNNNNNNNNNNNNNNNNNNNNNNNNNNNNNNNNNNNNNNNNNNNNNNNNNNNNNNNNNNNNNNNNNNNNNNNNNNNNNNNNNNNNNNNNNNNNNNNNNNNNNNNNNNNNNNNNNNNNNNNNNNNNNNNNNNNNNNNNNNNNNNNNNNNNNNNNNNNNNNNNNNNNNNNNNNNNNNNNNNNNNNNNNNNNNNNNNNNNNNNNNNNNNNNNNNNNNNNNNNNNNNNNNNNNNNNNNNNNNNNNNNNNNNNNNNNNNNNNNNNNNNNNNNNNNNNNNNNNNNNNNNNNNNNNNNNNNNNNNNNNNNNNNNNNNNNNNNNNNNNNNNNNNNNNNNNNNNNNNNNNNNNNNNNNNNNNNNNNNNNNNNNNNNNNNNNNNNNNNNNNNNNNNNNNNNNNNNNNNNNNNNNNNNNNNNNNNNNNNNNNNNNNNNNNNNNNNNNNNNNNNNNNNNNNNNNNNNNNNNNNNNNNNNNNNNNNNNNNNNNNNNNNNNNNNNNNNNNNNNNNNNNNNNNNNNNNNNNNNNNNNNNNNNNNNNNNNNNNNNNNNNNNNNNNNNNNNNNNNNNNNNNNNNNNNNNNNNNNNNNNNNNNNNNNNNNNNNNNNNNNNNNNNNNNNNNNNNNNNNNNNNNNNNNNNNNNNNNNNNNNNNNNNNNNNNNNNNNNNNNNNNNNNNNNNNNNNNNNNNNNNNNNNNNNNNNNNNNNNNNNNNNNNNNNNNNNNNNNNNNNNNNNNNNNNNNNNNNNNNNNNNNNNNNNNNNNNNNNNNNNNNNNNNNNNNNNNNNNNNNNNNNNNNNNNNNNNNNNNNNNNNNNNNNNNNNNNNNNNNNNNNNNNNNNNNNNNNCTTCCTTCTGGCTTCTTCATGGTCCATAATACCAGCAGAGGTAGTCAGGACGATGTAGCCAAACTGCAGAATTTAGTGGCTTAAATCCATTATTACCATTGAGACAAGTACACAAACTACTAACACTGTTGTATTGGTACAGTATGCAAAGTGATTCTACAACACTCTCAAAGCTTGATCTTATAGTGAGTGAGGAGAGCGAACCTGTCTAGAAGGTAGCAAACGGGCAGTCCAACCTTCAATTTCCTTGACACCAACATCAAAACGTGGGCTGATAACGCCACACTTGTTCAACCTTCCGTTCAATTCAACGACGATCTTGCCAGATCTGTGGTCATCGACATACTCAAACTCACCGATGTAACCTGCATTTGATTGGtaaccacaaaaaaatttagagaacCGACACCTAAGAATCTTGAGGATCTTTATGTAAAAAACTAATGGGAGACATCATCATACCGTGCTTCTGCATGACAATCAGAAACTTGATAATGACTTTTGAGGATGGCCTGATCATGACCTGCCTCTTGCCTCGTTTCTCAGCATTGTACATGCTCTTGAGAGCATCGTTAAGAACACTGATTCTCACCATCTTGCCCTTCGCTCAATCCTCTACTAAACAACTCAAACAGAATACATGAGCATTTagctaaaacaaacaaaatatgcaGAGCATTTAGCTTCTGATCTTTGGTtcaaaacagaaacgatcttactGTAAGTAGTTCATGATACAATGCACAGAACTAAGCATCACGAAAATTGACTTCAATGGGAATAACTAAGAACTTgtaaatgcaaaacaaaatcaCTAAGACAAAGAGGTCTCATGGTTACACTCCAGAAAATGCATATACAGAGAGAAAACGAAGCTAAGACTGATGAATACGCAAGCGTTCCTAAGTTCACTATGAAAATGCTATGTtacatcaacaaaacaaaacaaagaactcTAAGATCCTAAAATTCTCGGAAGCGAAACAAGAGAATAAACAAACTCACGAACAATTAGCAATCGCTCACTTCTGAAAATTCTATAAGGAGATCAGAGAATCTGAGCGAGTAGTATAGTGGAGACGATTGTACCTTAAGATTTGGAGCTCGAGAGGCTGAGGCACTCAGTGACGGAGAAAAGCaaatagaggaagaagagaaggtgaGCTAGGGTTTTCTTATTAGATTTTAT
Coding sequences within:
- the LOC104739360 gene encoding 40S ribosomal protein S15a-1, which gives rise to MVRISVLNDALKSMYNAEKRGKRQVMIRPSSKVIIKFLIVMQKHGYIGEFEYVDDHRSGKIVVELNGRLNKCGVISPRFDVGVKEIEGWTARLLPSRQFGYIVLTTSAGIMDHEEARRKNVGGKVLGFFY